The following coding sequences are from one Mycobacterium bourgelatii window:
- a CDS encoding type III polyketide synthase, producing the protein MSRHPSIAGVAVKFPRHRHSQGETIEALTDFAGPDFRRFAMSTGVQARHTALPLSRYSELDGFTEANDAFVDIALDLGEQALKSALHEANIKPSEVDIVFSTTVTGLSVPTLEARLATRVGLRQDVKRVPLFGLGCVAGAAGVARMHDYLLAFPDEVGVLLAVELCSLTIQREDRSVANLVASSLFGDGAAAVVTKGAERTGTGSTSPRVLATRSRIYPNTEEVMGWRIGSDGFRIVLSVDVATVTEKYLGGDVRRFLADHDLTTDDITTWVCHPGGPRVIEAVEKILQLPSEALTCTRNSLRDNGNLSSVSVLDVLRATMTDPPPPGSLGMMIAMGPAFCSELVLLQW; encoded by the coding sequence ATGTCTCGACATCCGTCGATAGCCGGTGTGGCCGTGAAGTTTCCACGCCACCGGCACAGTCAGGGCGAGACCATCGAGGCGTTGACCGACTTTGCCGGACCGGACTTCCGCCGCTTCGCGATGAGCACCGGCGTGCAGGCACGCCACACCGCGCTGCCACTATCGCGTTACAGCGAACTCGACGGGTTCACCGAGGCCAACGACGCTTTCGTCGACATCGCCCTGGACCTGGGCGAGCAAGCGCTCAAATCGGCACTGCACGAAGCCAATATCAAACCCTCGGAAGTCGACATCGTTTTTTCGACGACGGTCACCGGGCTTTCCGTGCCGACGCTGGAAGCGCGACTGGCCACCCGGGTAGGACTGCGCCAAGACGTCAAGCGCGTACCGCTGTTCGGTCTGGGTTGCGTCGCCGGGGCGGCCGGGGTGGCGCGTATGCATGACTACCTGCTCGCATTCCCCGACGAGGTGGGTGTCCTGCTGGCGGTGGAACTGTGCTCACTGACCATTCAGCGCGAAGACCGCTCAGTGGCAAACCTGGTGGCGTCCAGCCTGTTTGGCGATGGTGCGGCCGCTGTTGTCACCAAGGGCGCCGAGCGCACCGGGACCGGGTCAACCAGTCCCCGGGTCTTGGCGACCCGCAGCCGTATCTACCCGAACACCGAAGAAGTCATGGGCTGGCGAATCGGCAGCGACGGTTTTCGTATCGTCCTGTCGGTCGACGTGGCAACCGTCACCGAGAAATACCTCGGCGGGGACGTCCGACGATTCCTCGCTGACCACGACCTGACGACCGACGACATCACGACGTGGGTCTGCCACCCCGGCGGACCCCGGGTGATCGAGGCCGTCGAGAAGATCCTGCAGCTACCGTCTGAGGCTCTGACTTGTACCCGAAATTCATTGCGCGACAACGGTAACCTATCGTCCGTGTCGGTGCTGGATGTGTTGCGGGCCACGATGACGGATCCGCCGCCGCCCGGCTCGCTTGGCATGATGATCGCGATGGGGCCGGCGTTCTGCTCAGAGTTGGTGCTCCTGCAATGGTAG
- a CDS encoding 3-hydroxyacyl-CoA dehydrogenase codes for MEIRDAVAVVTGGASGLGLATTKRLLDAGAQVVVIDLKGEEAVAELGERARFAQTDVTDEDGVAKALDIAESLGPVRINVNCAGIGNAIKTLGKDGPFPLKGFRKVVEVNLIGTFNVLRLAAERIAKTEPIGEERGVIINTASVAAFDGQIGQAAYSASKGGVVGMTLPIARDLSRELIRVVTIAPGLFKTPLLGSLPEEAQKSLGKQVPHPARLGDPDEYGALAVHIIENPMLNGEVIRLDGAIRMAPR; via the coding sequence GTGGAGATCAGGGACGCCGTCGCAGTCGTCACCGGAGGTGCCTCAGGTCTGGGCCTGGCAACCACCAAGCGACTGCTAGACGCCGGCGCGCAGGTAGTGGTGATCGACCTCAAGGGTGAGGAGGCGGTGGCCGAACTCGGTGAGCGCGCGCGGTTCGCGCAGACCGACGTCACCGATGAGGACGGAGTCGCCAAGGCGCTTGACATCGCCGAGTCCCTCGGCCCGGTGCGCATCAACGTGAACTGCGCCGGCATCGGCAACGCCATCAAGACGCTGGGCAAGGACGGCCCGTTCCCGCTCAAAGGGTTCCGCAAGGTCGTCGAAGTCAACTTGATCGGCACGTTCAACGTGCTTCGCCTGGCCGCCGAGCGGATCGCCAAGACCGAGCCGATCGGTGAAGAGCGCGGCGTCATCATCAACACCGCCTCGGTCGCCGCCTTCGACGGCCAGATCGGCCAGGCCGCTTATTCGGCATCCAAGGGCGGCGTTGTGGGCATGACGCTGCCGATCGCGCGCGACCTTTCCCGCGAGCTCATTCGGGTGGTCACCATCGCGCCGGGATTGTTCAAGACGCCGCTGCTGGGCTCGTTGCCCGAGGAGGCGCAGAAGTCGCTGGGCAAGCAGGTTCCGCACCCCGCCCGGTTGGGCGACCCGGACGAGTACGGCGCGCTGGCGGTGCACATCATCGAAAACCCGATGCTCAACGGCGAGGTGATCCGTCTCGACGGCGCCATCCGGATGGCGCCGCGCTGA
- a CDS encoding CaiB/BaiF CoA transferase family protein encodes MSGPLSGLRVVELSGIGPGPHAAMILGDLGADVVRVDRPSGSPGGVVKDAMNRNRRVVTADLKSETGRELVLKLVAKADVLIEGYRPGVTERLGLGPEDCAKVNDRLIYARMTGWGQTGPRSQQAGHDINYISINGILHSIGRVNERPVPPLNLVGDFGGGSMFLLLGILSALWERQTSGKGQVVDAAMVDGSSILVQMMWQMRSAGLWTDVRGTNMLDGGAPYYDTYECADGRYVAVGAIEPQFYAAMIEGLGLDAASLPPQNDVTRWPELRAVLTEAFAAHDRDHWAKVFADSDACVTPVLAFGEVQTEPHITERNTFYEVNGGLQPMPAPRFSRTSPGTPRPAQDVGDIEAILDDWV; translated from the coding sequence ATGTCGGGACCACTCAGCGGGTTGCGTGTTGTCGAACTCTCCGGGATCGGGCCGGGTCCGCACGCGGCAATGATCCTCGGCGATCTCGGCGCCGACGTGGTGCGCGTCGACCGTCCCTCCGGTTCCCCGGGTGGCGTGGTCAAGGACGCCATGAACCGCAACCGACGCGTGGTGACCGCGGACCTGAAGTCCGAAACTGGCCGCGAACTGGTGCTCAAGCTCGTCGCCAAGGCCGACGTGCTGATCGAGGGCTACCGCCCCGGTGTCACCGAGCGCCTCGGCTTGGGCCCGGAAGACTGCGCCAAGGTCAACGACCGGCTGATCTACGCCCGGATGACCGGCTGGGGCCAGACCGGGCCGCGCAGCCAGCAAGCCGGCCACGACATCAACTACATCTCGATCAACGGCATCCTGCACTCGATCGGCCGGGTCAATGAGCGGCCGGTGCCGCCGCTGAACTTGGTCGGCGACTTCGGCGGCGGCTCGATGTTCCTGCTGCTGGGCATTCTGTCGGCACTGTGGGAGCGGCAGACCTCGGGCAAGGGACAGGTTGTCGACGCCGCGATGGTCGACGGGTCCAGCATCTTGGTGCAGATGATGTGGCAGATGCGGTCCGCGGGGCTGTGGACCGATGTGCGCGGCACCAACATGCTCGACGGCGGGGCGCCTTATTACGACACCTACGAGTGCGCCGACGGCCGCTACGTGGCGGTCGGCGCGATCGAGCCGCAGTTCTACGCCGCGATGATCGAAGGGCTGGGACTGGACGCTGCCAGTTTGCCGCCGCAGAACGACGTCACCCGCTGGCCCGAACTGCGGGCGGTGCTGACCGAGGCCTTCGCCGCCCACGACCGGGACCACTGGGCAAAGGTGTTCGCGGATTCCGACGCGTGTGTGACCCCGGTGCTGGCCTTCGGCGAAGTGCAGACCGAGCCGCACATCACCGAGCGGAACACCTTCTACGAAGTCAATGGCGGGTTGCAGCCGATGCCCGCCCCCCGCTTCTCGCGTACCTCGCCGGGCACGCCTCGACCGGCGCAGGATGTGGGGGACATCGAAGCGATTCTCGACGACTGGGTATAG
- a CDS encoding gamma carbonic anhydrase family protein, protein MAVPLIVSIRGHTPQLHAEAWVAPNASVIGKVSLAARVSIWYGATLRAEAEMIEVGFGSNIQDGVTIHVDKEFPVRIGTGVSVGHNAVVHGCTIEDDALIGAGAVVLNGATIGSGALVAAGALIPQGMVVPARSLVTGVPGRVRRELSAAEVANNQYNAEVYRRSLDLHRASTD, encoded by the coding sequence ATGGCCGTGCCGTTGATCGTCTCCATCCGAGGGCACACGCCTCAACTGCACGCCGAAGCTTGGGTGGCACCCAACGCCAGCGTCATCGGGAAGGTCAGCCTCGCGGCCAGGGTCAGCATCTGGTACGGCGCGACCTTGCGCGCCGAGGCTGAAATGATCGAAGTCGGCTTCGGCAGCAACATCCAGGACGGCGTCACGATCCACGTCGACAAGGAATTTCCGGTACGCATCGGAACCGGCGTCAGCGTCGGGCACAACGCCGTCGTACATGGCTGCACCATCGAAGACGACGCATTGATCGGCGCCGGAGCGGTGGTCCTCAACGGCGCGACCATCGGGTCCGGAGCACTGGTCGCCGCCGGCGCCCTGATCCCGCAGGGGATGGTGGTGCCCGCCCGCTCGTTGGTGACCGGGGTGCCCGGCCGGGTCCGCCGGGAGCTCAGCGCCGCCGAAGTGGCCAACAATCAGTACAACGCGGAGGTCTACCGGCGCTCGCTCGACTTGCACCGTGCTTCGACCGACTAG
- a CDS encoding crotonase/enoyl-CoA hydratase family protein translates to MTVAGDGQPGALAERQGNVLIITINRPEARNAVNGAVSIGVGDALDQAQRDPDVRAVVITGSGDKSFCAGADLKAISRRENIYHPHHPEWGFAGYVSHFIDKPTIAAVNGTALGGGTELALASDLVVADERAQFGLPEVKRGLIAAAGGVFRIVDQLPRKVAMELLMTGEPLSASDALRWGLINEVVEQGTVLDAALALAARITANAPLSVQASKRIAYGVDDGVITGDEPGWARTMKEMSVLIRSEDAKEGPLAFAEKREPVWKAR, encoded by the coding sequence GTGACCGTAGCCGGTGACGGCCAGCCCGGAGCGCTCGCCGAGCGTCAGGGCAACGTGTTGATCATCACGATCAACCGGCCGGAAGCCCGCAACGCGGTCAACGGTGCCGTCAGCATCGGCGTCGGGGACGCGCTGGACCAAGCCCAGCGCGACCCCGACGTTCGGGCGGTCGTCATCACCGGATCCGGCGACAAGTCGTTTTGCGCCGGCGCCGACCTGAAGGCGATCTCGCGGCGGGAGAACATCTACCACCCGCACCACCCCGAATGGGGTTTCGCCGGGTACGTGAGCCACTTCATCGACAAGCCCACCATCGCGGCGGTCAACGGCACTGCGCTGGGCGGTGGCACCGAACTGGCGCTGGCCAGCGATCTGGTGGTGGCCGACGAGCGCGCTCAATTCGGGTTGCCCGAGGTCAAGCGCGGTTTGATCGCCGCCGCGGGCGGGGTTTTCCGGATCGTGGATCAACTGCCCCGCAAGGTGGCGATGGAACTGCTGATGACCGGAGAGCCGCTGTCGGCGTCCGACGCGCTCAGATGGGGCCTGATTAACGAGGTGGTTGAGCAGGGCACTGTGCTGGATGCCGCCCTCGCGTTGGCCGCGCGGATTACCGCGAACGCGCCGTTGTCGGTGCAGGCCAGTAAGCGCATCGCCTACGGGGTCGACGACGGCGTCATCACCGGCGACGAACCGGGCTGGGCCCGCACCATGAAGGAGATGAGCGTGCTGATCCGGTCCGAGGACGCCAAGGAAGGACCGTTGGCGTTCGCGGAGAAGCGCGAGCCCGTCTGGAAGGCGCGCTAA
- a CDS encoding enoyl-CoA hydratase: MLDSLTPVAGLQVTLNDGVLSLTIDRPDSLNSLTAPVLEGMADALERSVTDPRVKVVRIGGAGRGFCSGAGMSADDVGDGHSGVDTLTEINRTIRIITALPHPVVAVVHGPAAGVGVSLALACDLVLASDKAFFMLAFTKIGLMLDGGASALVAAAIGRVRAMRMALLPERLPAAEALSYGLVSAVYPADDFEAEVDAVIARLLAGPAVAFSKTKEAINAATLTELEPTLEREFDGQVGLLGSHDFIEGATAFQQRRSPVFTDSVI; this comes from the coding sequence ATGCTGGATTCGCTTACGCCCGTGGCCGGGCTGCAAGTCACACTGAACGACGGCGTTCTGTCGCTGACGATTGACCGCCCCGACAGCCTGAATTCGCTGACGGCACCCGTGCTGGAGGGGATGGCCGACGCGTTGGAAAGGTCGGTCACCGATCCGCGGGTCAAGGTGGTGCGCATCGGCGGCGCCGGTCGCGGCTTCTGCTCCGGCGCCGGCATGAGCGCCGACGATGTCGGCGACGGCCATTCGGGCGTTGACACCCTCACCGAAATCAACCGCACGATCCGGATCATCACCGCGCTGCCCCATCCGGTCGTGGCCGTCGTGCACGGTCCGGCAGCCGGTGTCGGCGTTTCCCTGGCCCTGGCCTGCGATCTCGTATTAGCTTCGGACAAAGCGTTTTTCATGCTCGCTTTCACCAAGATCGGGCTGATGCTCGACGGCGGCGCGTCCGCCTTGGTGGCCGCCGCGATCGGCCGGGTCCGGGCGATGCGGATGGCGCTGCTGCCCGAGCGACTGCCTGCCGCCGAAGCGCTGTCCTACGGTCTGGTCAGTGCGGTGTACCCGGCCGACGACTTCGAGGCGGAGGTGGACGCGGTGATCGCCAGGTTGCTCGCCGGTCCCGCGGTGGCGTTCTCCAAGACCAAAGAGGCGATCAACGCCGCCACACTGACCGAGTTGGAGCCCACCCTCGAGCGGGAGTTCGACGGTCAGGTGGGCCTGCTGGGATCACACGACTTCATCGAGGGCGCAACGGCTTTCCAGCAGCGCCGCTCCCCCGTCTTTACCGACTCGGTGATCTAG
- a CDS encoding thiolase family protein, with product MAEAVIVEAVRSPVGKRNGGLSGIHAADLSAQVLNGLVEKAGIDPEIVDDVIWGCVMQAGEQALDIGRTALLTAGWPESVPGVTVDRQCGSSQQSVHFAAAGVVAGHYDVVVAGGVESMSRTPMGASLANGGRPYSEAFLNRYNGQIPNQGIGAEMIAEQWGFSRLDLDQFSLDSHEKAAAAQDSGAFDDQIVGIKDQDGNVVLKDEGIRRGTPMEKMASLKPAFKEDGVIHAGNSSQISDGSAALLFMSAEKAKELGMKPIARVHTAVLAGADPVIMLTAPIPATQKALKRSGLSIGDIGAYEVNEAFAPVPLAWLKDIGADEKRLNPNGGAIALGHPLGGSGARIMTTLLYHMRDKGIQYGLQTMCEGGGQANATILELL from the coding sequence ATGGCTGAAGCCGTCATCGTCGAGGCAGTGCGTTCCCCTGTCGGCAAGCGCAACGGCGGTCTGTCCGGTATCCACGCGGCGGACCTGTCGGCGCAGGTACTCAATGGGTTGGTCGAGAAGGCCGGCATTGATCCCGAGATCGTCGACGACGTCATCTGGGGCTGCGTGATGCAGGCCGGCGAGCAGGCCCTCGACATCGGCCGCACCGCGCTGCTGACCGCCGGCTGGCCGGAGAGCGTGCCCGGCGTGACCGTGGACCGCCAGTGCGGTTCGAGCCAACAGTCCGTGCACTTCGCCGCGGCCGGTGTGGTGGCCGGCCACTACGACGTGGTGGTCGCCGGCGGCGTCGAGTCGATGTCGCGGACCCCGATGGGTGCGTCGCTGGCCAACGGCGGGCGGCCTTACTCCGAGGCTTTCCTCAACCGCTACAACGGCCAAATCCCCAACCAGGGCATCGGCGCGGAGATGATCGCCGAGCAGTGGGGCTTCTCCCGCCTGGACCTCGACCAGTTCTCCCTGGATTCTCACGAAAAGGCCGCCGCCGCACAGGATTCCGGTGCGTTCGATGACCAGATCGTGGGGATCAAGGACCAGGACGGCAACGTCGTGCTCAAGGACGAGGGCATCCGCCGCGGCACTCCGATGGAGAAGATGGCCTCGCTGAAGCCGGCGTTCAAGGAAGACGGCGTGATTCACGCCGGCAACTCCTCGCAGATTTCCGACGGCTCGGCCGCCCTGCTGTTCATGTCCGCCGAAAAGGCCAAGGAGCTCGGCATGAAGCCGATCGCCAGGGTGCACACCGCCGTCCTGGCGGGCGCCGACCCGGTGATCATGCTCACCGCCCCGATTCCGGCCACTCAGAAGGCGCTCAAGCGTTCCGGCCTGTCGATCGGCGACATCGGCGCGTACGAGGTCAACGAGGCGTTCGCCCCGGTTCCGCTGGCCTGGCTCAAGGACATCGGCGCCGACGAGAAGAGGCTCAACCCCAACGGTGGCGCGATCGCTCTGGGGCACCCGCTTGGTGGCTCCGGCGCCAGGATCATGACCACGCTGCTGTACCACATGCGGGACAAGGGAATTCAGTACGGCCTGCAGACCATGTGTGAGGGTGGGGGCCAGGCCAACGCCACCATTCTGGAGCTGCTGTGA
- a CDS encoding excalibur calcium-binding domain-containing protein, with translation MQIRDLLAAVATVIGFLGIGVFGAPMAQADPPYKNCTEAHKDGRYNIPKDDPAYAPKLDRDKDGIACEG, from the coding sequence ATGCAGATCCGCGATCTGCTGGCCGCCGTGGCCACTGTCATTGGTTTCCTCGGTATCGGTGTATTTGGCGCACCAATGGCCCAAGCAGACCCGCCATACAAGAACTGCACCGAGGCCCACAAGGATGGTCGGTACAACATCCCGAAAGATGACCCCGCCTACGCGCCAAAGCTGGACCGTGACAAGGACGGCATTGCCTGCGAGGGGTAG
- a CDS encoding CPBP family intramembrane glutamic endopeptidase, whose protein sequence is MTQAAKPRRATALEEVRRAITHVAVPHHEPPALVLRRRIVVVITLVVGAVVLGFSLRVEAGDSSFYWLTLLLAAVWFVGGFLSGPLHLGGICWRGRNQRPVITGTTAGLLLGGVFVVGGLIAREIPVIAEFVTHVLKYANQGSFALVVAITLINGVAEEVFFRGALYTALGRHYPVVISTVLYIAATLASGNPMLGFAAIILGTVCALERRATGGVLAPMLTHFMWGLIMVLVLPRLFGI, encoded by the coding sequence ATGACTCAAGCCGCGAAACCCCGCCGAGCCACCGCGCTTGAGGAGGTTCGTCGTGCGATTACCCATGTCGCTGTGCCCCATCATGAACCGCCCGCTCTCGTACTGCGCCGGCGCATCGTGGTCGTCATCACCCTCGTCGTCGGCGCGGTCGTACTGGGCTTTTCGCTACGAGTGGAAGCCGGTGACTCGAGTTTCTATTGGCTGACGCTGTTGCTCGCCGCGGTGTGGTTCGTCGGCGGATTCCTGTCCGGACCGCTACATCTGGGCGGCATTTGCTGGCGGGGGCGCAACCAGCGGCCGGTCATCACCGGAACCACGGCCGGCTTGCTGTTGGGTGGTGTCTTCGTGGTGGGTGGGCTGATCGCCCGCGAAATCCCCGTCATCGCCGAATTCGTCACCCATGTGTTGAAGTACGCCAACCAGGGGTCGTTTGCCCTGGTCGTAGCGATCACACTGATCAACGGCGTGGCCGAAGAGGTGTTTTTCCGAGGTGCGCTCTACACGGCATTAGGACGGCACTATCCGGTGGTCATTTCGACCGTCTTGTACATCGCCGCCACCTTGGCCAGCGGTAACCCGATGCTCGGCTTCGCGGCGATCATTCTGGGAACCGTGTGCGCGTTGGAACGCCGGGCCACCGGCGGAGTGCTGGCACCGATGCTGACCCACTTCATGTGGGGCCTGATCATGGTGCTGGTGCTGCCGCGACTGTTCGGGATCTAG
- a CDS encoding NAD(P)H-binding protein: MRILVTGATGYIGSRLVTALLAENHEVVTATRNPTRLKQFGWYSDVIPVRLDAGDADSVRAAFSAEGPIDVVYYLVHGIGQANFREADNAAAANVATAAKDAGVRRIVYLGGFVPEGEALSEHLTSRAEVAEALTIEGGPELVWLGAALIIGAGSTSFEMLRYVADRFPFMPMPDWMHNPLDPISIRDVLHYLVAAADSELVPAGAYDISGPDSTSYRDLLKRYARISGRWHASVRVPRVDTAVASLFAALALPVPQGLSGDLVESLDHPMRASGHGLQGHVPDPPGGLLEVDDAIALAVAPHKARPVNQLADPHHLADTDPVWAGGDALRIRRLAQAVTPSFARPTLGLVNLVPGPLAGALRTSLDILLTLKPKALMA; encoded by the coding sequence ATGCGAATCCTGGTGACTGGTGCCACCGGATACATAGGGTCACGGCTGGTCACAGCGTTGTTGGCGGAAAACCACGAGGTGGTGACCGCGACCCGCAACCCAACTCGTCTCAAACAATTCGGTTGGTACTCCGACGTGATCCCGGTGCGTCTCGATGCGGGGGACGCCGACTCGGTACGCGCGGCGTTCTCGGCCGAAGGTCCGATCGACGTGGTGTATTACCTGGTCCACGGCATCGGGCAGGCGAATTTCCGCGAAGCCGACAACGCCGCAGCGGCCAACGTCGCTACCGCGGCCAAGGACGCGGGCGTGCGCCGCATCGTCTACCTGGGTGGCTTCGTGCCCGAGGGCGAAGCGCTGTCCGAACACCTGACCAGCCGGGCCGAAGTCGCCGAAGCGCTGACCATCGAGGGCGGTCCCGAGCTGGTGTGGTTGGGCGCGGCGCTGATCATCGGCGCGGGGTCGACGTCGTTCGAGATGCTGCGCTACGTCGCCGACCGGTTCCCCTTCATGCCCATGCCGGACTGGATGCACAATCCGCTCGACCCGATCTCCATCCGCGATGTGCTGCACTACCTGGTCGCTGCCGCCGACTCCGAGTTGGTTCCCGCGGGGGCCTACGACATCAGCGGTCCGGACAGCACCTCCTATCGCGACCTGCTGAAGCGCTATGCCCGCATCTCGGGGCGATGGCACGCGAGTGTCCGGGTGCCCCGCGTCGATACCGCAGTCGCTTCACTGTTTGCCGCGTTAGCGCTGCCGGTGCCGCAGGGTCTGTCCGGCGATCTGGTCGAATCGCTGGATCACCCCATGCGGGCCTCCGGTCACGGCCTCCAAGGGCACGTGCCCGACCCGCCCGGCGGTTTGCTGGAGGTCGACGATGCCATCGCGCTGGCGGTGGCGCCCCATAAGGCCCGGCCGGTGAATCAGCTGGCGGACCCCCACCACCTCGCAGACACCGACCCGGTGTGGGCAGGTGGTGACGCGCTGCGTATCCGGCGCCTTGCCCAGGCGGTCACCCCGTCGTTCGCACGGCCTACGCTTGGTCTGGTGAACTTGGTGCCCGGCCCGCTGGCCGGTGCGCTGCGGACCAGTTTGGACATCCTCCTGACGCTGAAACCGAAGGCACTCATGGCATGA
- a CDS encoding isoprenylcysteine carboxyl methyltransferase family protein, which produces MYYLLILAVVIERLAELVVAQRNARWAFAQGGKEFGQRHYVVMVALHTALLLGCLIEPWALHRPFIPWLGWPMVAILVLSQALRWWCIKSLGKRWNTRVIVLPHAQLVRKGPYRFMHHPNYVAVVAEGFALPLVHTAWLTALLFSVANAILLTVRVRVENVALGYR; this is translated from the coding sequence ATCTATTACCTGCTGATCCTGGCGGTTGTCATCGAGCGCCTCGCGGAGCTGGTGGTAGCCCAACGCAACGCGCGTTGGGCTTTTGCCCAGGGGGGCAAGGAGTTTGGACAACGGCACTACGTGGTCATGGTAGCCCTGCACACGGCGTTGCTACTCGGCTGCCTCATCGAGCCATGGGCGCTGCACAGGCCGTTCATCCCGTGGTTGGGCTGGCCGATGGTCGCCATCCTGGTACTGAGCCAAGCCCTGCGCTGGTGGTGCATCAAGTCACTGGGCAAGCGGTGGAATACTCGGGTCATCGTGTTGCCCCATGCACAGTTGGTACGAAAGGGCCCCTACCGCTTTATGCACCATCCGAATTACGTTGCGGTAGTGGCCGAAGGGTTCGCGCTGCCACTAGTACATACGGCCTGGCTGACTGCACTGCTTTTCAGCGTGGCCAATGCGATCCTGCTGACCGTGCGCGTGCGGGTGGAGAACGTCGCGCTGGGTTACCGATGA
- a CDS encoding NAD(P)/FAD-dependent oxidoreductase, translated as MTSYDTDLLVVGGGPGGLATALQARSQGLSVIVAEPRESPVDKACGEGLMPGGLAELTSLGVDPVGVPFRGIAYVNEHRRAEARFRTGPGRGVRRTTLHAALTARAKEQDTEWIRARVTAVEQDAHGVTAAGVRAKWLVAADGLHSPVRRAVGIQATTGTPRRHGVRWHYRVPVWSEFVEVHWSRWGEAYVTPVEPDLVGVAVLSRQKPEIDWFPTLRPYLDGASRGQARGCGPLRQVVSRRVAGRVLLVGDAAGYEDALTGEGISLAVKQAAAAVRAIVDDSPESYEAAWHRVTRDYRLLTRGLVLASTPRAMRRAIVPACASLPPLFRWGVNILAS; from the coding sequence ATGACGTCCTACGACACCGACCTGTTGGTCGTCGGCGGTGGCCCGGGAGGGCTTGCGACGGCGTTACAAGCGCGCAGTCAGGGGCTGTCGGTGATAGTGGCCGAACCCCGGGAGAGCCCCGTCGACAAGGCGTGCGGCGAGGGCCTGATGCCCGGCGGCCTGGCCGAATTGACCTCACTCGGCGTGGACCCGGTGGGCGTGCCGTTCCGCGGGATCGCCTACGTCAACGAACATCGCCGGGCGGAGGCTCGCTTCCGCACCGGACCGGGCCGCGGGGTGCGACGCACCACGCTGCATGCAGCGCTGACGGCCCGCGCCAAAGAGCAAGACACCGAATGGATCCGAGCCAGGGTGACCGCCGTCGAGCAGGACGCGCACGGTGTGACGGCCGCCGGGGTGCGCGCGAAGTGGTTGGTCGCGGCCGACGGACTGCACTCGCCGGTCCGGCGTGCGGTAGGCATCCAGGCGACGACGGGAACACCGCGACGCCACGGCGTGCGGTGGCACTACCGCGTGCCGGTGTGGTCTGAGTTTGTCGAGGTGCACTGGTCCCGTTGGGGCGAAGCGTATGTGACGCCAGTGGAGCCGGATCTGGTTGGTGTGGCGGTCTTGTCCCGTCAGAAACCCGAAATCGATTGGTTCCCAACGCTGCGTCCCTACCTGGACGGCGCCAGCCGCGGGCAGGCTCGCGGGTGCGGACCGTTGCGGCAGGTGGTTTCGCGACGCGTGGCCGGGCGAGTGCTGTTGGTTGGCGACGCGGCCGGCTACGAGGACGCCCTGACCGGCGAAGGCATCAGCCTCGCCGTCAAGCAGGCCGCGGCAGCGGTCCGCGCCATTGTCGACGACTCACCGGAATCGTATGAGGCTGCCTGGCACCGGGTTACCCGCGACTACCGGCTGCTCACTCGCGGCTTGGTGCTCGCCAGCACGCCACGAGCGATGCGCCGCGCGATCGTGCCGGCGTGCGCGTCACTGCCCCCACTGTTCCGCTGGGGCGTGAACATCCTGGCGAGCTAG